ggaggagaggatgtgagGAGGTGAGGTGGACAGATTGGGGGTTAGGacgtgaggaggtgaggaggagaggatgtgagTAGGTGAGGAGGACAGATGGGGGGTTAGGacgtgaggaggtgaggaggagaggatgtgagGAGGTGAGGTGGACAGATGGGGGGTTAGGacgtgaggaggtgaggaggagaggatgtgaggaggtgaggaggacagATGGGGGGTTAGGACGTGAGAAGGAGAGgatgtgaggaggtgaggaggacagATGGGGGGTTAGGacgtgaggaggtgaggaggagaggatgtgaggaggtgaggaggacagATGGGGGGTTAGGacgtgaggaggtgaggaggagaggatgtgaggatgtgaggaggtgaggaggtgagaTGGGGGGTTAGGacgtgaggaggtgaggaggagaggatgtgaggaggtgaggaggacagATGGGGGGTTAGGacgtgaggaggtgaggaggagaggatgtgaggaggtgaggaggacagATGGGGGGTTAGGacgtgaggaggagaggatgtgaggaggtgaggaggtgagaTGGGGGGTTAGGacgtgaggaggagaggatgtgagGAGGTGAGGTGGACAGATGGGGGGTTAGGacgtgaggaggtgaggaggagaggatgtgaggaggtgaggaggacagATGGGGGGTTAGGacgtgaggaggagaggatgtgaggaggtgaggaggtgagaTGGGGGGTTAGGacgtgaggaggtgaggaggagagcatgtgaggaggtgaggaggacagATGGGGGGTTAGGacgtgaggaggtgaggagaggatgtgaggaggtgaggaggacagATGGGGGGTTAGgacatgaggaggagaggatgtgaggaggtgaggaggacagATGGGGGGTTAGGacgtgaggaggtgaggaggagaggatgtgaggatgtgaggaggtgaggaggtgagaTGGGGGGTTAGGacgtgaggaggtgaggaggagaggatgtgaggaggtgaggaggacagATGGGGGTTAGGacgtgaggaggtgaggaggagaggatgtgaggaggtgaggaggtgagaTGGGGGGTTAGGacgtgaggaggtgaggaggagagcatgtgaggaggtgaggaggacagATGGGGGGTTAGgacatgaggaggagaggatgtgagAACGTAAGGAGCTGAGGAGGTTAATAgatgagaaggagaggaggagagggagtgagGGGGTTAGGACGTGACGAGGtaaggaggtgaggaggtgaggaggagaggaggagagggaggagaggaggtaagTCTTTAAAACCAGCAGAGACCCTCTGAGGATTCAGAGTCCATAGTCTGATCCCAGATCTTCAGAGACGACCTTCACCGTGTGTGTGGTGAGGTAAGGGTTAAACCTGCGCAGGTAAAGGAGGGCGGAACCACGTGCACACACCTTATCATGAGTAACTATGGCAACAAACAGGCGGCACTGTGTGGCGGTGTCACCATGGTGACCATAGAAACTGGTGTGGCATTGAAACCTTCACTCAGATCATGACCCAGATCCGAGACCAGTTCTCAGGAACCAGATCAGAGCTCTCCTAAAAATAACGTCCTGACATCACAGAGGAGGACTCCCTGAGGAGGAGGACTCCCTGAGGAGGAGGACTCCCTGAGGAGGAGGACTCCCTGAGGAGGAGGACTCCCTGAGGAGGAGGACTCCCTGTGATCCATGAATCCTCAGAGCTCACACTCAGACATTAAACATCATAAAACTCTTTATTCTACTTCTCTAACTTCCGGACTGGAGCCGTGTTATCAGGGCTGTTTGGTTTTCATGACAACTATCACCACTTCCGGTCCCTTTATCTGTAGACACGCCCCCGAGTGACATCACAGGCCACGCAGTACGCCAGGGGCACGTGACAAGTAAagggttttcttttttgattACACATTTCTTTCAGATggacaaatgttaaaaaaaacaataacacaaaatgtgttttgattctGTGAAGAACTGCCATGATAATAATTAACACATTATTGTGAAATATTGAAATGAATGACGATGTCTTAAAGTGCAGATAATTCAGTCTGGATTTAAtataagacaaataaataaataaaataaaataagataaacaatgaatcaaataataaatgaataataataatattcataataataataatactgggGCAGGTCAGTTTCAGTTTCTAATTCATTGGGAAAGTTATTTCAAAATATCATAAACTGTTTGTGATATTTGTTTTTACTAATTTTAAGGACTTAAAGGTTAGAGATCAGACTGCCAGACTCTGAACTTTAGTttgaaaaaaatcccaaaatactaaaagaaacagttttaatatttcaacatttcatttaaatatttcatcatttcattttaatattttttaacatttcatattttaattgtaacatgttaaagtttgaggCGGAGACAAAAACGTTTTTAAAGTGCATCAATTTGAgtttacatatttaaaataaatacattatgataaaaaaaatttaaggaaaattttaaaaattgaaaattaaaaaatattattatagcattattattattattattattattattattattattatttatttgtattgtattattattatgtattattattattattattattattattattattatttatttgtattgtattattattatgtattattattattgttattattattattgtttattattattattattatgtatttttattactatttatttatttgtattgttatatTTTAGATGAATCATTAACCCTAGTCTCTGTATCTGATTGGTTgagttcagacaggaagtccTCTTCTCCCACTCAGTCAAATGAAATGGATGTTTTGTCTCGCGCCCTCTTCAGGCTCGTGGATCCATCCTTCGTgtaaactcaactttatttactcACATGAACTCCTCGTGTGCAGAGACATGAACGCGCCAGGCTCGCCCCCGACATATTTCGTCATGATTCCTGATTGGCTAACAGGATTCCACCCAGGACGGAGCGTGCAGTGCGCATGTGCAGGACTGGAAGGAGGGGGCGCGTGTTTGTAAAGTTTGGGGAAGTTTGATGTGaagacaaactttaaagaaGTTCAGAGAAGGTAACTTAACTTCCTGCTGGAGGACTCTGCTACACACAGACaggtggagagacagacaggcactCTGACCCACAGACCTGCAGACCCACTGACCCCAGACCCCAGACCCCCAGACCCGCAAACAGCTGAAGAAAGggggagagacacacagaggagctcCGACATAAAGGAGCAGAGCCCGGAGGTTGCAGAGCTCCAAGGCCGGCCAAGGAGCACGACCGCCGGGATGAAGATCGAGTTCGCCCCGCTGCACATCCCTATGCGGAGGAGACTGCAGACCACAGCCACGCTGCAGTGGGTCTTCTCCTTCCTGGCTCTAggtacctgtctgtctgtctgtctgtctgtctgtctgtctgcctgtctgtctgtctgtctgtctgtctgtctgtctgtctgtctgtctgtctgcctgtctgtctgtctgatgacctgtctgtctgtctgtctgtctgtctgtctgtctgtctgtctgatgacctgtctgtctgtctctctgatgacctgtctgtctgcctgtctgcctgtctgtctgcctgtctgtctgtctgcctgtctgtctgtctgcctgtctgtctgtctgtctgatgacctgtctgtctgtctgtctgtctgtctgtctgcctgtctgtctgtctgtctgtctgtctgtctgtctgtctgtctgcctgtctgtctgtctgatgacctgtctgtctgtctgtctgtctgtctgtctgtctgtctgatgacctgtctgtctgtctctctgatgacctgtctgtctgcctgtctgcctgtctgtctgcctgtctgtctgtctgcctgtctgtctgtctgcctgtctgtctgtctgtctgatgacctgtctgtctgtctgtctgtctgtctgtctgcctgcctgtctgcctgcctgtctgtctgtctgcctgtctgtctgtctgtctgtctgtctgcctgcctgtctgtctgtctgtctgtctgtctgtctgtctgtctgtctgatgacctgtctgtctgtctctctgatgacctgtctgtctgtctgtctctctgtctgtctgtctacctgtctgtctgtctgacgacctgtctgtctgtctgcctgtctgtctgtctgtctctctgtctgtctgtctacctgtctgtctgtctgactgatgacctgtctgtctgcctgcctgtctgtctgtctgtctgtctgctgacctgtctctctgtctgatgacctgtctctctctccctgctcagtgctgtctgatgacctgtctctctctctctctgatgacctgtctctctgtctgatgacctgtctctctgtctgatgacctgtctctctgtctgatgacctgtctctctctgatgacctgtctctctctgatgacctgtctctgtctgatgacctgtctctctgtctgatgacctgtctctctgtctgatgacctgtctctgtctgatgacctgtctctctgtctgatgacctgtctctctgtctgataacctgtctctctgtctgatgacctgtctctctctctgatgacctgtctctctctgatgacctgtctctgtctgatgacctgtctctctgtctgatgacctgtctctctgtctgatgacgtgtctctctctctgatgacctgtctctctgcctgatgacctgtctctctgtctgatgacctgtctctgtctgatgacctgtctctgtctgatgacctgtctctctgcctgatgacctgtctctctgcctgatgacctgtctctgtctgatgacctgtctctctgcctgatgacctgtctctgtctgatgacctgtctctctctctgatgacctgtctctgtctgatgacctgtctctctgtctgatgacctgtctctgtctgatgacctgtctctctgtctgatgacctgtctctgtctgatgacctgtctctctgtctgatgacctgtctctctctctgatgacctgtctctgtctgatgacctgtctctctgtctgatgacctgtctctctgtctgatgacctgtctctctctctgatgacctgtctctctgtctgatgacctgtctctgtctgatgacctgtctctgtctgatgacgtgtctctgtctgatgacctgtctctctgtctgatgacgtgtctctctctctgatgacctgtctctctgcctgatgacctgtctctctgtctgatgacctgtctctctgtctgatgacctgtctctgtctgatgacctgtctctgtctgatgacgtgtctctgtctgatgacctgtctctctgtctgatgacctgtctctctgcctgatgacctgtctctgtctgatgacctgtctcattgtctgatgacctgtctctctgtctgatgacctgtctctctgcctgatgACCTGTCTCTGCCTGATGACCTGTCTCATTGTctgatgacctgtctctctgtctgatgacctgtctctctgcctgatgacctgtctctgtctgatgacctgtctctgtctgatgacctgtctctctgcctgatgacctgtctctgtctgatgacctgtctctctgtctgatgacctgtctctctgtctgatgacgtgtctctctgtctgatgacctgtctctctgcctgatgacctgtctctctgcctgatgacctgtctctctgcctgatgacctgtctctctgtctgatgacgtgtctctctgtctgatgacgtgtctctctgtctgatgacctgtctctctgtctgatgacctgtctctgtctgatgacctgtctctctgtctgatgacgtgtctctctgtctgatgacctgtctctctgtctgatgacctgtctctgtctgatgacctgtctctctgtctgatgacgtgtctctctgtctgatgacctgtctctctgtctgatgacctgtctctctgcctgatgacctgtctctctctctcagctcagtGCTGTCTGGCTGGCTTCATTCTATTGGCTCTCTCTGATTGGTGGATGCTGGCTCTCCTGTATGCTGGTTGGCTGTGGTTGGACTGGGACACACCCACCAGCGGGGGTCGGAGGTCACAGTGGGTCAGGAGCTGGAGAGTCTGGGACCACTTCAGGGACTACTTCCCCATCACGGTGAGTCCAGAATCAGTCTGACTGAttattgatgattgattattgatgattgattattgatgattgattattgatgattgattattgatgattgattattgattattgatgtctgattattgatgattgattattgatgattgattattgatgtctgattattgatgattgattattgatgtctgattattgatgattgattattgatgattgattattgatgattgattattgatgattgattattgatgtctgattattgatgattgattattgatgattgattattgatgactgattattgatgattgattattgatgtctgattattgatgattgattattgatgtctgattattgatgattgattattgatgtctgattattgatgattgattattgatgtctgattattgatgattgattattgatgtctgattattgatgattgattattgattattgatgtctgattattgatgattgattattgatgattgattattGATGTCTGATTATTGATGTCTGAttattgatgattgattattgatgattgattattGATGTCTGATTATTGATGTCTGAttattgatgattgattattgatgattgattattGATGTCTGATTATTGATGTCTGAttattgatgattgattattgatgattgattattgatgactgattattgatgattgattattgatgtctgattattgatgattgattattGATGTCTGATTATTGATGATTTATCTCCAGCTGGTGAAAACAGTCGACCTGGATCCAAAGAAAAACTACATCTTTGGATTTCATCCCCATGGTGAGgaacacctgtctgtctctctgactggtctgtctctctgacctgtctgtctctctgacctgtcactctgacctgtctgtctctctgacctgtctgtctctttctctcacctgtctctctgacctatctgtctctctgacctgtctgtctctcagacCTGTcactctgacctgtctgtctctctcacctggctctctgacctctgtctctctcacctgtctggctctctgacctgtctgtctctttctctcacctgtctctctgacctgtctgtctctctgacctgtctctctgacctgtctgtctctcaggggTTCTGGTAGCAGGAGGGTTTGGGAACTTCTGTACGGAGGCGACAGACTTCTCTCGTCTGTTTCCTGGTCTTCGGTCTCACCTGCTGATGCTGCCGTTCTGGTTCAGAGTCCCTGTCTTCAGAGACTACATCATGTGTGGAGGTACAGACCTGTTCtgatcctgtctgtctgtctgtctgtctgtctgtctgtctgtctgtctgtctgtctgtccacctgtctgtccacctgtctgtccgCCTGTCTGACAGAGTTTTAATGGTTCTGAAAGTTTTAATGGTTCTAACAGAGTTTTAATGGTTCTAACAGTTTTAATGGTTCTAACAGAGTATTAATGGTTCTAACAGAGTTTAAATGGTTCTAACAGTTTTAATGGTTCTGACAGagttttaatggttttaataGTTTTAATGGTTCTAACAGTTTTAATGGTTCTGACAGAGTTTTAATGGTTCTGACAGAGTTTTAATGGTTCTGACAGAGTTTTAATAGTTCTAATGGTTCTCACAgagttttaacagttttaatgGTTCTGACAGAGTATTAATGGTTTTAATAGTTTTAATGGTTCTAACAGTTTTAATGGTTCTGACAGAGTATTAATGGTTTTAATAGTTTTAATGGTTCTAACAGTTTTAATGGTTCTGACAGAGTATTAATGGTTTTAATAGTTTTAATGGTTCTAACAGTTTTAATGGTTCTGACAGAGTTCTAATGGTTTTAATAGTTTTAATGGTTCTAACAGTTTTAATGGTTCTGACAGAGTATTAATGGTTTTAATAGTTTTAATGGTTCTCACAgagttttaacagttttaatggttctcacagagttttaacagttttaatgGTTCTGACAGAGTTTTAATGGTTCTGACAGAGTATTAATGGTTTTAATAGTTTTAATGGTTCTGACAGagttttaatggttttaatgtTTCTCACAGAGTCCTCTGGTTCTCACAGAGTCCTCTGGTTCTCTCAGACTTTAACAGGAGCTGGTCTCTGGAGAGTTGGATGACCCTGCAgtcagtctgtttcagtcttTGCTCCGCGTTGAGTAAACTGTGTGACAGGTTAGTGCAGGAGGAAGCAGAgcgctgctctctgattggctgagacaGCAGGGTCACATGGTGTATGTGTTCCAGATCTGCAGCGATCGATCATCATCACTGGGTCTAATGTGACACCTGGTGGTCACAGAGTGGAAGTGCAGTGATTtaaacacagaacagaaccaaagcAAGGTTTGATGAACTGTTAGTCCTTCATGTTCTAAACAGAACGTTTTACTGAACGCAGAACAACCAGGGAACAACATGGAGAACCTGTTCACTGTCTCAGGTCCTTTAgaacaggggttctcaaactttttggagccagggacccctcaCAGGTGAGGAAATTGTCCaaggaggtgatggaggggaggctgtgtatcgtggcttcatctgttccttctgagagggttagggttagggttcttctcaaagaccgggcaaatactcactgagaggagaaaccggatcagaccatccaagctgaggacattaataatgtttgatccagtttggttctggttctgtttggttctggttcggtttggttctggttcggtttggtgctggttcggtttggtgctggttcggtttggttctggttcggttctggttcggttctgggtcggttctgggtcggtttgtttctggttcggttctggttcggttctggttcggttcggttctgggtcggtttgtttctggttcggttctggttcggtttgtttctggttcggttctggttcggttctggttcggttctggttcttgttcggtttggttctggttcggttctggttcggttctggttcggttcggtgctggttcggttttgttctggttcggttctggttcggttctggttcggttctggttcggttcggttctggttcggtttgtttctggttcggttctggttcggtttggttcggttctggttcggttctggttcggttctggttcggttctggttcggttctggttcggttctggttcttgttcggtttggttctggtttgttttggttctggttttgcttggttctagtttggttctggtttggtctggctctgtttctgtttgcttgtgttctggttctgtttgtatgagtttggttctggttctggttctaaccctaatcctaaccctaatcctaatcctaaccctaatcctaaccctaatcctaatcctaatcctaatcctaaccctaatcctaaccctaatcctaaccctaaccctaaccctaaccctaatcctaaccctaaccctaaccctaaccctaatcctaatcctaaccctaaccctaaccctaatcctaaccctaaccctaaccctaaccctaatcctaaccctaaccctaaccctaatcctaatcctaaccctaaccctaatcctaaccctaaccctaaccctaaccctaaccctaatcctaaccctaaccctaatcctaaccctaatccctaccctaaccctaatcctaaccctaaccctaaccctaaccctaatcctaaccctaaccctaaccctaaccctgaccctgaccctaaccttaaccctaatcctaaccctaatcctaatccttaccctaatcctaatcctaaccctaaccttaaccctaatcctaatcctaaccctgaccctaaccctaaccctaaccctaaccctaaccctaaccctaatcctaaccttaaccctaatcctaaccctaaccctaaccctaaccctaaccctaatcctaaccctaaccctaaccctaacctttcctaaccctaaccctaatcctaacctgaccctaaccctaaccctaaccctaatcataatcctaaccctaatcctaatcctaaccctaaccctaaccctaaccctaaccctaaccctgaccctgaccctaaccctaaccctaatcccaaccccaaccccaaccctaaccctaaccctaatcctgaccctaaggTTAGGGGCCACCAAATGTTATCAGAACAATGGTGTATTTGCTGTTTGTAATGActcagcacaattttataatttattagaaatgtattctaattatttcacggacccccacactATGGTATGCGGACCCCCAGGgttcccaggaccccactttgagaacaactgcttTAAAGGATCACAGGTTTAAACTCTGACGTCATCTCTCttctgtccacctgtctgtctctcctctgtccacctgtctgtctctcctctttccacctgtctgtctctcctctgtccacctgtctgtctctcaggcCTGGTGTCCAGCTGTAAGTCCAGTCTGTCGTACCTGGTCAGTCGACCTGAGGGCGGGAACGTGGCGGTCATCGCAGTGGGCGGAGCTTCAGAGGCTCTGGACGCTCGACCTGGAGCTTTAAAACTACAggtacatatatgtatatatatgtatgtatttgtatatatatatatttattaatatatGTAAGTAAATAATCAGAAGAGAGACGAGCTGAATGATGAactaatgaataataaaaaaggataaatcattattttataaaaacttAAAAGAGTTTCAGTTTACTTtagaatgtttttaattttatgacCAAAGAAATCTGAATAAGagcttctgtctgtttgtttgtttgtttgtttgtttgtctgtttgtttgtctgtttgtttgtctgtttgttggtttgtttgtttgtttgtttgtttgtttgtttgtttgtttgtttgtttgtttgtatgtttgtttgtgctccAGGTCCTGAACAGGAAGGGCTTCATCAAACTGGCCCTCAAACACGGGTAAGCAGAGCCTAACAAGAGGCGGTCTGTAGGGGCGGGGCTACAAAGAGTTTactgactctgtgtttgtgtgtgtgtgtgtgtgtgtgtgtgtgtgtgtgtgtgtgtgtgtgtgtgtgtgtgtgtgtgtgtgtgtgtgtgtgttcagagctcAGCTGGTTCCTGTCTTCTCGTTCGGGGAGAACGAGCTCTTCGATCAGATGGAGAACCCGGCCGGTTCTCCTCTGAGGAGGCTGCAGGTGAGAAAGTGTGAGGTTAATTT
The nucleotide sequence above comes from Notolabrus celidotus isolate fNotCel1 unplaced genomic scaffold, fNotCel1.pri scaffold_342_arrow_ctg1, whole genome shotgun sequence. Encoded proteins:
- the mogat3a gene encoding 2-acylglycerol O-acyltransferase 1 — protein: MKIEFAPLHIPMRRRLQTTATLQWVFSFLALAQCCLAGFILLALSDWWMLALLYAGWLWLDWDTPTSGGRRSQWVRSWRVWDHFRDYFPITLVKTVDLDPKKNYIFGFHPHGVLVAGGFGNFCTEATDFSRLFPGLRSHLLMLPFWFRVPVFRDYIMCGGLVSSCKSSLSYLVSRPEGGNVAVIAVGGASEALDARPGALKLQVLNRKGFIKLALKHGAQLVPVFSFGENELFDQMENPAGSPLRRLQNRLQSIMGVAMPLFHARGVFQYSFGLMPYRKPIHTVVGSPIQVVQTPSPTSEDIETLHQVYMQSLTLLFEQHKESYGVREDQHLTFI